One Arthrobacter sp. StoSoilB19 DNA window includes the following coding sequences:
- a CDS encoding MoxR family ATPase encodes MTMTIEQAEWFADTFEKLVANVGQAVLGKEHVIRLTFTAMLAEGHVLFEDAPGTGKTSLARALAATVQGSNNRIQFTPDLLPSDVTGVTIYDQKTQKFEFHKGPIFNNIVLADEINRASPKTQSALLEVMEESRVTVDGVTYSAGRPFMVMATQNPIEQAGTYRLPEAQLDRFLIKTSIGYPDHASTVRLLGGNNLKDRSKDLSAVITTQAVADMADLAATAHVDTAVLEYISRLCEETRSAPETRLGVSVRGALAMVRAAKVWAASQGRNFVLPDDIKELAPVVWTHRFVMDPEAEFSGATAEAVLTRILADVAAPQQRTNA; translated from the coding sequence ATGACCATGACCATCGAGCAGGCCGAGTGGTTTGCCGACACATTCGAAAAGCTGGTTGCCAACGTGGGGCAGGCGGTGCTGGGCAAGGAACACGTCATCCGGCTGACCTTCACCGCCATGCTGGCCGAGGGCCACGTCCTGTTCGAGGACGCTCCGGGCACCGGGAAGACCTCCCTGGCCCGGGCCCTCGCCGCCACGGTGCAGGGCTCCAACAACCGCATCCAGTTCACGCCTGACCTGCTTCCCTCCGACGTGACAGGTGTGACCATCTACGACCAGAAGACGCAGAAGTTCGAGTTCCACAAGGGCCCGATCTTTAACAACATCGTCCTGGCCGACGAAATCAACCGTGCCTCGCCCAAGACCCAGTCCGCGCTGCTTGAGGTCATGGAGGAATCCCGGGTCACCGTGGACGGCGTGACGTACTCGGCCGGGCGGCCGTTCATGGTGATGGCCACCCAGAACCCCATCGAGCAGGCAGGCACCTACCGCCTGCCCGAGGCCCAGCTGGACCGCTTCCTGATCAAGACCTCCATCGGCTACCCTGACCACGCCTCCACCGTCCGGCTGCTGGGCGGAAACAACCTGAAGGACCGGTCCAAGGACCTGTCTGCCGTCATCACCACCCAGGCGGTGGCGGACATGGCCGACCTCGCCGCCACGGCGCACGTGGACACCGCCGTGCTTGAGTACATCTCCCGGCTCTGCGAGGAAACCCGCAGTGCCCCGGAGACGCGCCTCGGCGTCTCCGTCCGCGGCGCCCTGGCCATGGTCCGGGCCGCCAAGGTCTGGGCTGCCTCGCAGGGACGGAACTTTGTGCTGCCGGATGACATCAAGGAACTGGCACCCGTGGTGTGGACCCACCGGTTCGTGATGGACCCCGAAGCCGAATTCTCGGGCGCCACCGCTGAGGCCGTGCTGACCAGGATCCTCGCCGACGTCGCCGCCCCGCAGCAGCGCACCAACGCCTGA
- a CDS encoding DUF58 domain-containing protein has translation MSDRTSSGAPLTRLAERLRQPFHRNGRPTRLHPAAVWSEASSTALLALAPAGRAVRDTWLRYAWPVLSVVSILGWSVLAAAILLWATGQAFGWQEATAASIAAFAMFVIAVAFILGRSSYGVVLDLARTRVAVGDSAVGSIAVTNTSARPLLPAALELPVGSTTAVFHLPRMKPGQVHEDLFTIPTARRAVIVVGPVRSVRADPLHLLRRQVLWTEPEDLFVHPRTVALAGSAAGFIRDLEGMPTTDLSSADVSFHALRDYVPGDDRRHIHWKTTARTNKLMVRQFEETRRAHLAISLSINTDEYASDNEFEMAISVAASIGRQAIREQRELDVLTQKGPLRCETGRNMLDDMTRIVGTPMRRTAVDLARTLADTVPNASVVFFVVGSNVTASQLRSAAASVPPGVRSLAVRVETGAAPSRANIADLTVLTLGDLADLAIVLRKAAA, from the coding sequence ATGTCTGACCGCACGTCCAGCGGCGCCCCGCTGACCCGGCTCGCGGAGCGTCTCCGGCAACCCTTCCACCGGAACGGCCGCCCCACCCGGCTGCACCCCGCGGCCGTATGGTCCGAAGCCAGCAGCACCGCCCTCCTCGCCCTGGCACCCGCCGGGCGGGCTGTCCGGGACACCTGGCTGAGGTACGCCTGGCCGGTGCTGTCCGTGGTCAGCATCCTGGGGTGGTCCGTCCTGGCCGCTGCCATCCTGCTGTGGGCCACAGGCCAGGCCTTCGGTTGGCAGGAAGCCACGGCAGCGTCCATTGCCGCCTTCGCCATGTTCGTGATCGCGGTGGCCTTCATCCTCGGCAGGTCCTCCTACGGCGTGGTGCTGGACCTTGCCCGCACGCGGGTGGCGGTGGGGGACAGCGCCGTCGGCAGCATTGCCGTCACCAACACGTCGGCCCGGCCGCTGCTGCCGGCCGCGCTGGAACTGCCGGTGGGCAGCACCACGGCGGTCTTCCACCTGCCCCGGATGAAGCCCGGACAGGTCCATGAGGACCTGTTCACCATCCCCACCGCCCGGCGCGCCGTCATCGTGGTGGGACCGGTCCGCTCCGTCCGGGCCGACCCCCTGCACCTGCTGCGCCGCCAGGTCCTCTGGACCGAGCCGGAGGACCTCTTCGTCCACCCGCGCACCGTTGCCCTGGCCGGTTCCGCCGCAGGCTTCATCCGCGACCTCGAGGGCATGCCCACCACGGACCTGTCCAGCGCCGACGTCTCCTTCCACGCCCTGCGCGACTACGTGCCCGGGGATGACCGCAGGCACATCCACTGGAAGACCACGGCCCGGACCAACAAGCTGATGGTGCGCCAGTTCGAGGAAACCCGCCGCGCCCACCTGGCCATCTCGCTGTCCATCAACACGGACGAATACGCTTCCGACAACGAGTTCGAGATGGCCATCTCGGTGGCCGCCTCCATCGGCCGGCAGGCAATCCGCGAACAGCGGGAACTGGATGTGCTCACGCAAAAAGGACCCCTGCGCTGCGAAACCGGCCGCAACATGCTTGATGACATGACCCGGATCGTCGGCACCCCGATGCGCCGCACCGCCGTCGACCTTGCCAGGACCCTGGCCGACACGGTGCCCAATGCCTCCGTCGTGTTCTTCGTGGTGGGCAGCAATGTGACGGCAAGCCAGCTCCGTTCCGCTGCAGCCTCCGTCCCGCCCGGCGTCCGAAGCCTGGCGGTCCGGGTGGAAACCGGCGCCGCCCCCTCCAGGGCCAACATCGCAGACCTCACTGTCCTGACGCTCGGCGACCTGGCCGACCTTGCCATCGTGCTGAGAAAGGCTGCCGCATGA
- a CDS encoding Ig-like domain-containing protein: MTTLLGKLGLKKRHKKLVTGTAFGAVVAVLVTGAVLYPGFKTTEVELNDGGVWVVSKSRNAVGRLNYPSRVLDGAVTPASTTFDVLQHAGEVFVDDETGSTLNQVSPANMRLGGDKQLPGAADVSFGTRTISVTDAASGKVWAVSPSTVNGFDKEASEPVMVGSAGIVSAVGSDDRVYSADPKTGVVTVTGVDANGEVTSSESSTWDGLKGAGDLQMTVVGDRPVVLDAAAGNLFLPGGKRLALENARDAKLQQAGPGSDVVALATRKALLKQPLDGGAAMVVAFDGEGVPAAPVQLGGCVHAAWSGANKYVRDCVNDGDDKKVDVPRASASPSYVFRVNRDLVVLNDVNSGNVWLVNQNMQLVNNWDDVIPPKNQSDDQDQESADNNTINILPDRTKPNRPPETKPDAVGVRPGRTTILSVLDNDSDPDGDVLTAAVGEAGPKSGTLESIYGGTAFQITVPADAKPGTETFNYSASDGRGLSATGQVTLSVVGPDENKPPKFKRGEDTTMLVEQGKTVSQNILTDWIDPDGDDLVLLDAKADNDQDQVKVRRDGLLTFQDSGATAGKKNVQVTIWDGRATVTGKVVVNVQPPGALAPVVNADHVTAVVGQDLVISPLKNDVDPNGGALRLAQVEANGPAELGPVTDGGTFTFRSTTPGPVYLTYIASNGPQSSQGLIRVDVESGNDGGDPVAVHDVALMPTGGSVLLDPLANDSDPSGGVLVLQSVKLPDNATVSVSVINHSVLRITDILGTKDPILFEYTMSNGRKSATGSVSVVPVPAPAVVEAPQPKPDEVNVRVNDVVTIPVLDNDTHPQGQELSVDPVLPQAVDPADGKSFVSENTLRFIAGSQPKTVRAIYNAVDPQGQKSAAAVTIHILPLEGAENSRPQPRNLTARVVAAGTVRIPVPLDGIDPDGDSVQLTGIDSTPAMGTATVGSNFIDFTAAGDGAGTDTFRYKVVDRQGAINTGTVTVGIAPRGESNQKPTPVDDEVRVRPGRQIAVDATANDTDPDGDRIRILTDGIDADPALQATVSRNSGRIILLAPNEAGTVNVRYTVADDRDATAQATIRLVVDNEVPLKAPIARDDRVTSAQAMGKTAVDVPVLKNDEDPDGVGENLKISTEATTARPGGNGNMLVDLTEQPQLIPYTVEDVDGQQSTAIIWVPGLGQQVPTLAKDEVLEVVAGQSVDVDLKDWVKVREGRSPRLTQVDRIKLIGADGGNPVTGDGTGLKYTAGADYVGPGSLTFEVTDGTGPDDPAGLKSTLSIRTKVLPDPNKNNPPELLGADVDVPKGDTASTDLGKLTSDPDRDDVEKMKYQLVGDPPGGFSARIEGRTLKVSAADSTATGTRGAVQVKATDSRGLEATATYPLAVTASNRPKPVANDDVEPNAAAGKPVTINVLANDANPFPETPLKIIAANTETGSGNVGVNGDSVTVTPAPGFTGTLVVAYTVEDKTQDSSRHATARVRLTVKDKPAAPTTPQAQSVGDQTALLNWSAPADRGSAITKYTVYGEGGFRQDCPANTCTLNGLTNNTTYHFQVTATNEFGESDRSPASADVRPDVKPDTPLAPSLKFGDKQLAVNWTAPASKGSPVKSYDLEISPAPAGQNAQIQNLTSVSYVWKGLQNGVSYKVRVLARNDAKDPSEWSPYSAAEVPAGVPATPAAPSVSQATPVGSQSQLRVVWSAPNNNGDPVSSYTLTTLRGGAAVASQQVAGTSQNVTVDNSESNYTFTVAATNKAGTSATSAQSAPIRAAGKPGQVNGGTVRENGTSGQLEVTFTPLTDAQRNGSTASEIAYSYNADGKTGAIKAGGGTIGGMTNGRDITVTIIATSTKNNMSGDAKAIGTGNPYGPANAPNVNGTTSAKGDGQVHWTWNNPSTNGRPLNHYEVSMDGGGWQNVGKATSYDAGAGGWNQSHRLRVRAVTVVDGAIGGPATSTSGPDNTPPPPTSWNVTASPVRSCTEPRKGTDSYVAGNPSQCTGEGIWLDAGAYSRADRYQVWYKTSNNPSGIWYHLSEGMAAGNWLRCDTSNVGCNPPAGMPNR; the protein is encoded by the coding sequence GTGACAACACTGCTGGGGAAGCTTGGGCTGAAGAAGCGACACAAGAAACTGGTCACCGGAACTGCGTTTGGTGCCGTTGTGGCCGTTCTGGTGACGGGTGCTGTGTTGTATCCGGGGTTCAAGACCACTGAGGTGGAGTTGAATGACGGCGGCGTGTGGGTGGTGTCGAAGTCCAGGAATGCGGTGGGGCGGTTGAACTATCCGTCGCGGGTGTTGGACGGCGCGGTGACGCCGGCGTCGACAACGTTCGATGTGTTGCAGCATGCAGGCGAGGTGTTCGTCGATGACGAGACCGGTTCGACGTTGAACCAGGTGTCGCCGGCGAATATGCGCCTCGGTGGGGATAAGCAGTTGCCGGGCGCAGCTGATGTGAGTTTCGGCACCCGGACGATTTCGGTGACGGATGCTGCATCGGGGAAGGTGTGGGCGGTGTCGCCGTCCACCGTGAATGGTTTTGATAAGGAAGCGTCGGAGCCGGTGATGGTCGGTTCGGCGGGCATCGTCTCTGCGGTGGGTTCTGATGACCGGGTGTATTCGGCGGACCCTAAGACCGGTGTTGTGACGGTGACGGGTGTTGACGCCAACGGTGAGGTGACGTCGTCGGAGTCCAGCACGTGGGATGGGCTTAAGGGTGCCGGGGATCTGCAGATGACGGTGGTGGGGGACCGGCCGGTGGTGCTGGATGCCGCGGCGGGGAACCTGTTCCTGCCTGGTGGCAAGCGGCTGGCGCTGGAGAATGCCAGGGATGCGAAGTTGCAGCAGGCGGGGCCGGGCAGTGATGTTGTGGCGCTGGCCACGCGGAAGGCGTTGCTGAAGCAGCCGCTTGACGGGGGAGCGGCGATGGTGGTGGCGTTCGACGGCGAGGGTGTCCCCGCTGCTCCGGTGCAGTTGGGCGGGTGTGTGCATGCGGCGTGGTCGGGTGCGAACAAGTATGTCCGGGATTGCGTCAATGATGGTGACGATAAGAAGGTTGACGTGCCCAGGGCGAGTGCGTCGCCGTCGTATGTTTTCCGGGTGAACCGGGACCTGGTGGTCCTGAATGATGTGAACTCCGGGAACGTGTGGCTGGTGAACCAGAACATGCAGCTGGTCAACAACTGGGACGACGTCATCCCACCAAAGAACCAGTCCGACGACCAGGACCAGGAGTCGGCGGACAACAACACCATCAACATCCTGCCGGACCGCACCAAACCCAACCGGCCGCCCGAAACCAAGCCCGACGCCGTCGGCGTCCGCCCGGGCCGCACCACCATCCTCAGCGTCCTGGACAACGACTCCGACCCCGACGGCGACGTGCTCACCGCAGCGGTCGGGGAGGCCGGGCCCAAGTCCGGCACCCTGGAAAGCATCTACGGCGGCACGGCGTTCCAGATCACCGTGCCCGCGGACGCCAAACCCGGCACGGAGACTTTCAACTACAGCGCCTCCGACGGCCGCGGCCTGTCCGCCACCGGCCAGGTCACGCTCAGCGTCGTAGGACCCGATGAGAACAAGCCGCCGAAGTTCAAGCGCGGCGAAGACACCACCATGCTGGTGGAACAGGGCAAGACCGTCAGCCAGAACATCCTCACCGACTGGATCGATCCCGACGGCGATGACCTGGTCCTGTTGGATGCCAAGGCCGACAACGACCAGGACCAGGTCAAGGTACGGCGCGACGGCCTGCTCACCTTCCAGGATTCCGGGGCCACGGCCGGCAAGAAGAACGTCCAGGTCACCATCTGGGACGGCCGCGCCACTGTCACCGGCAAGGTGGTGGTCAATGTCCAGCCGCCCGGCGCCCTGGCACCCGTGGTCAACGCCGACCACGTCACCGCCGTCGTGGGCCAGGACCTGGTCATCTCCCCGTTGAAGAACGACGTCGATCCCAACGGTGGTGCCCTCCGGCTGGCCCAGGTGGAAGCCAACGGCCCTGCCGAACTCGGCCCCGTCACCGACGGCGGCACCTTCACCTTCCGCAGCACCACCCCCGGTCCGGTCTACCTCACCTACATTGCCAGCAACGGCCCGCAAAGCAGCCAGGGCCTCATCCGCGTCGACGTGGAATCCGGCAACGACGGCGGCGACCCCGTGGCGGTCCACGACGTGGCCCTGATGCCCACCGGCGGCAGCGTCCTGCTGGACCCCCTGGCCAACGACTCCGACCCCTCCGGCGGCGTCCTGGTGCTGCAGTCCGTCAAGCTCCCCGATAACGCGACTGTGTCCGTCAGCGTGATCAACCACAGCGTCCTGCGGATCACCGACATCCTGGGGACCAAGGACCCCATACTGTTCGAATACACCATGTCCAACGGCAGGAAGTCGGCCACCGGCAGCGTGTCAGTGGTGCCCGTCCCGGCGCCGGCCGTGGTGGAGGCGCCGCAACCCAAACCGGATGAAGTCAATGTCCGCGTCAACGACGTGGTCACCATCCCCGTCCTGGACAACGACACCCACCCGCAGGGCCAGGAACTGTCTGTGGACCCCGTCCTGCCGCAGGCCGTGGATCCCGCCGACGGCAAGAGCTTCGTCTCCGAGAACACGCTCCGCTTCATTGCCGGCAGCCAGCCCAAGACCGTGCGCGCCATCTACAACGCGGTGGATCCGCAGGGCCAGAAGAGCGCAGCCGCCGTCACCATCCACATCCTGCCGCTCGAGGGCGCGGAGAACTCCCGCCCCCAGCCGCGCAACCTGACCGCCCGCGTGGTGGCGGCCGGCACCGTCCGGATTCCGGTTCCCCTTGACGGCATTGACCCCGACGGCGACTCGGTGCAGCTGACCGGCATCGACAGCACCCCTGCCATGGGAACCGCCACGGTGGGCAGTAACTTCATCGACTTCACCGCCGCAGGTGACGGCGCCGGTACAGACACCTTCCGCTACAAAGTGGTGGACCGCCAGGGCGCCATCAACACGGGCACGGTGACGGTGGGCATCGCACCCCGCGGCGAGTCTAACCAGAAGCCCACCCCGGTGGATGACGAGGTCCGGGTACGCCCGGGCCGGCAGATCGCCGTCGACGCAACGGCAAACGATACCGATCCCGACGGTGACCGCATCCGCATCCTCACCGACGGCATCGACGCCGACCCGGCACTGCAGGCCACCGTCAGCAGGAACAGCGGCCGCATCATCCTCCTGGCCCCGAACGAGGCCGGAACCGTCAATGTGCGGTACACCGTCGCCGACGACCGGGATGCCACGGCGCAGGCCACCATCCGCTTGGTGGTTGACAACGAAGTGCCCCTGAAAGCCCCGATTGCCCGGGATGACAGGGTGACGTCTGCCCAGGCCATGGGCAAGACCGCCGTTGATGTGCCGGTCCTCAAGAACGACGAGGACCCCGACGGGGTGGGCGAGAACCTGAAGATCAGCACGGAGGCCACCACGGCGCGGCCTGGCGGCAACGGCAACATGCTGGTGGACCTTACGGAACAGCCCCAGCTCATCCCGTACACCGTGGAAGACGTGGACGGCCAGCAGTCAACGGCCATCATCTGGGTGCCGGGCCTGGGCCAGCAGGTTCCCACCCTGGCCAAGGACGAGGTCCTTGAAGTGGTGGCCGGGCAGTCCGTGGACGTCGACCTGAAGGACTGGGTCAAGGTACGGGAGGGACGCTCGCCGCGGCTGACCCAGGTGGACCGGATCAAACTCATCGGTGCCGACGGCGGGAATCCGGTCACGGGAGACGGCACCGGCCTGAAGTACACGGCGGGCGCCGACTACGTGGGTCCGGGGTCCCTCACGTTCGAGGTGACCGACGGCACCGGACCTGATGATCCGGCCGGCCTGAAGTCCACCCTGAGCATCCGCACCAAGGTCCTGCCGGACCCCAACAAAAACAACCCGCCCGAGCTGCTCGGCGCGGACGTTGATGTCCCCAAGGGCGACACGGCCAGCACGGACCTGGGAAAGCTGACCTCCGATCCCGACCGGGACGACGTCGAAAAGATGAAGTACCAGCTGGTGGGCGACCCGCCCGGCGGTTTCAGTGCACGCATCGAAGGCAGGACCCTGAAGGTTTCCGCGGCGGATTCGACGGCCACGGGGACCAGGGGCGCCGTGCAGGTCAAGGCGACGGACTCCCGCGGCCTCGAAGCCACGGCCACGTACCCGCTCGCCGTGACAGCCTCCAACCGGCCCAAGCCGGTGGCCAATGACGACGTGGAGCCCAACGCCGCCGCCGGGAAGCCCGTGACCATCAACGTCCTGGCGAACGACGCCAACCCGTTCCCCGAAACACCGCTGAAGATCATCGCCGCCAATACCGAAACAGGCAGCGGCAACGTAGGCGTCAACGGCGACTCGGTGACGGTCACGCCTGCTCCCGGCTTCACCGGAACCCTGGTGGTGGCGTACACCGTGGAGGACAAGACGCAGGACAGCTCCCGGCATGCCACGGCACGGGTCCGGCTGACCGTTAAGGACAAACCTGCAGCACCCACCACGCCCCAGGCACAGAGTGTTGGGGACCAAACCGCGCTGCTCAACTGGTCCGCCCCCGCGGACCGGGGCTCCGCCATCACCAAGTACACGGTGTATGGGGAGGGCGGGTTCCGGCAGGACTGCCCCGCCAACACCTGCACCCTGAACGGGCTGACCAACAACACCACTTACCACTTCCAGGTCACGGCCACGAATGAATTTGGCGAGTCGGACCGGTCGCCGGCCTCAGCGGACGTCCGGCCGGACGTCAAACCGGATACTCCGTTGGCCCCATCCCTGAAATTCGGCGACAAGCAACTGGCCGTCAACTGGACCGCACCGGCCAGCAAGGGCTCCCCGGTGAAGTCCTACGACCTGGAGATCTCACCGGCGCCGGCCGGCCAGAACGCCCAGATCCAGAACCTGACCTCCGTCAGCTATGTGTGGAAGGGACTGCAGAACGGGGTGTCGTACAAGGTCCGCGTCCTGGCCCGCAACGACGCCAAGGACCCGTCCGAGTGGAGCCCGTATTCGGCGGCCGAAGTCCCGGCCGGTGTTCCCGCGACCCCTGCCGCGCCAAGCGTGTCGCAGGCAACTCCGGTGGGCTCGCAGAGCCAGCTGCGGGTGGTCTGGTCCGCGCCCAACAACAATGGCGACCCTGTCTCGTCCTACACCCTGACCACCCTCCGTGGTGGCGCGGCGGTGGCCAGCCAGCAGGTTGCCGGCACCTCGCAGAACGTCACCGTGGACAACTCCGAGTCCAACTACACCTTCACGGTGGCTGCCACCAACAAGGCCGGTACCAGTGCCACCAGTGCGCAGTCGGCCCCCATCCGGGCGGCCGGCAAACCCGGACAGGTCAACGGCGGGACGGTGCGGGAGAACGGAACCAGCGGTCAGCTGGAGGTTACGTTCACGCCGCTGACGGATGCCCAGCGCAACGGCTCCACGGCGTCCGAGATTGCCTACTCCTACAACGCCGACGGCAAGACCGGCGCCATCAAGGCCGGGGGCGGAACCATTGGCGGCATGACCAACGGCAGGGACATCACTGTCACGATCATCGCAACGTCCACGAAGAACAACATGTCCGGCGACGCGAAGGCCATCGGCACGGGGAACCCCTATGGTCCGGCCAATGCCCCCAACGTGAACGGCACGACATCGGCGAAGGGCGACGGGCAGGTGCACTGGACCTGGAATAACCCCAGCACCAACGGCCGTCCGCTTAACCACTATGAGGTCAGCATGGACGGCGGAGGCTGGCAGAACGTGGGCAAGGCGACCAGCTATGACGCCGGCGCCGGTGGATGGAACCAGAGCCACAGGCTGCGCGTCCGCGCCGTAACGGTGGTGGACGGGGCGATTGGCGGACCGGCAACCTCAACCTCCGGTCCAGACAACACCCCGCCGCCGCCCACGTCCTGGAACGTCACGGCCAGCCCTGTCCGCAGCTGCACGGAGCCCCGCAAGGGCACCGACAGCTACGTTGCCGGCAACCCATCACAGTGCACGGGTGAGGGGATTTGGCTCGACGCAGGCGCTTACTCCCGGGCTGACCGCTACCAGGTCTGGTACAAGACCTCGAACAATCCCAGCGGCATCTGGTACCACCTGAGCGAAGGAATGGCCGCGGGCAACTGGCTCCGCTGCGACACCTCCAACGTGGGCTGCAACCCGCCGGCCGGCATGCCGAACCGCTAG
- a CDS encoding transglutaminaseTgpA domain-containing protein has translation MSTAPGHSPQSGSPQTRTRRKAATPDSAFADGQPAWHFLIDAGALVVLLGLGLLGFGLSFGGDPYYLLSGFGGIILGLGIGGANAHLRLGLLITTALALAAYLVFGTLLAVPDAAIAGFVPTLDSLRTLLLGVVFAWKDMLTVGVPVGTAGGVLIVPFLSSLVLALVAALLTWRARSPYLPLLPVLVLFVTGIAFSTNAAFLTLERGIGLTVLGIAWATFRRDALRRNSTRRVAVNSPQADSATARRARIRRLGMAAGVIAASVGITAVAAPMVSAGDDRKVLRNVVVPPFDPKDYITPLASFRSYVKDKKDDTLFVVKGLPRDGRVRLGALDAFNGTNYNMDPNGSGNFSKVGDAKSINTLADTSGVVPTNDYSISINVEDYQGFFVPGGRKTTGISFDQSGSAAAAGLYFNPGTDTAVTTSGLSRGDSYTVQVSDPAKLEHGQLTQYDFAKVSLPDPLEVPPVVGSQANDLSADAPTAIDRVRQIEAHFQKTGAFSNGLVSEGQLPSVSGHGSARIRNLLTAKQMLGDDEQYAVAMSLMLRHLGIPSRVVMGFYPEPTSPENGAGEAKITGKDVHAWVEVAFERVGWVSFDPTPPKDNIPIPPDPENKSKPKPQVLQPPPPPQEPADLPPDSSPDALDADQKKNNPWLFWGALLGALGVAAIPLVILGLPLLLIALLKARRRKSRFRDGHPAQRVGGGWNEVVSLATDLGAAVDTRSTRRESAAVLADAFPATQGTTTMLARRADASIFGAGEPTEEDVREYWTIVDGSLKEMTSGIGFWRRQQARFSPRSLLADARAAMNAGKGASLRGGRVSLPAVSGFIAARRRRASGSAGAPPVQQGPVQQGPNQQGPNQQGPNQQGPNQQGPGQQ, from the coding sequence ATGAGCACCGCACCCGGCCATTCGCCACAAAGCGGTTCCCCGCAAACCCGTACCCGCCGCAAGGCCGCCACCCCGGATTCGGCCTTTGCGGACGGCCAGCCGGCCTGGCATTTCCTGATCGATGCCGGAGCCTTGGTGGTCCTGCTGGGCCTGGGCCTGCTCGGATTCGGTTTGAGCTTCGGCGGCGACCCGTACTACCTCCTGTCCGGGTTCGGCGGCATCATCCTTGGCCTGGGCATCGGCGGGGCGAACGCCCACCTGCGACTGGGGCTGCTGATCACCACCGCCCTGGCCCTGGCCGCCTACCTGGTGTTCGGAACCTTGCTGGCGGTGCCGGACGCCGCCATCGCCGGATTCGTCCCCACCCTGGATTCGCTGCGGACCCTGCTCCTGGGCGTCGTCTTCGCCTGGAAGGACATGCTGACGGTGGGGGTGCCGGTGGGAACCGCCGGCGGCGTGCTCATCGTCCCCTTCCTAAGTTCGCTGGTCCTGGCACTCGTGGCAGCGCTCCTTACCTGGCGGGCAAGGAGCCCCTACCTGCCGCTCCTGCCGGTACTGGTCCTGTTCGTCACGGGCATCGCCTTCAGCACCAACGCCGCGTTCCTGACCCTGGAACGCGGCATCGGCCTGACCGTCCTCGGCATCGCCTGGGCAACCTTCCGCCGGGACGCCCTGCGCCGGAACAGCACCCGCCGGGTAGCGGTGAACAGCCCCCAGGCGGACAGTGCCACCGCACGCCGCGCCAGGATCCGCCGGCTGGGCATGGCCGCGGGGGTGATTGCCGCCAGCGTGGGAATCACCGCGGTGGCCGCGCCAATGGTCAGCGCCGGCGATGACCGGAAGGTCCTCCGCAACGTGGTGGTACCGCCATTCGATCCCAAGGACTACATCACCCCCCTGGCCAGTTTCCGGAGCTACGTCAAGGACAAGAAGGACGACACCCTGTTCGTCGTCAAAGGCCTCCCGCGGGACGGCCGGGTGCGCCTTGGCGCCCTGGATGCCTTCAACGGCACCAACTACAACATGGACCCCAACGGTTCGGGCAACTTCAGCAAGGTGGGCGACGCCAAGTCCATCAACACCCTGGCCGACACATCCGGGGTAGTGCCCACCAACGACTACTCGATCAGCATCAACGTGGAGGACTACCAGGGCTTCTTCGTCCCCGGCGGCCGGAAGACCACGGGCATCAGCTTTGACCAGTCCGGCTCGGCTGCGGCTGCCGGCCTCTACTTCAACCCCGGAACGGACACCGCCGTCACCACCAGCGGATTGTCCCGCGGCGACTCCTACACCGTCCAGGTGTCCGACCCCGCCAAACTCGAGCACGGGCAGCTGACACAGTACGACTTCGCGAAGGTCTCCCTTCCCGACCCCCTGGAAGTTCCGCCGGTGGTGGGCTCCCAGGCCAACGACCTGTCCGCCGACGCGCCCACGGCCATCGACCGGGTGCGCCAGATCGAGGCGCACTTCCAGAAGACGGGGGCCTTCAGCAACGGTTTGGTCAGCGAGGGGCAGCTCCCCAGCGTCTCCGGCCACGGTTCAGCCCGGATCCGCAACCTGCTGACCGCCAAGCAGATGCTCGGCGACGATGAACAGTACGCGGTGGCCATGTCCCTGATGCTCCGGCACCTGGGCATCCCGTCCCGCGTGGTGATGGGTTTCTACCCTGAGCCAACCAGCCCGGAGAACGGTGCGGGTGAGGCGAAGATCACCGGAAAGGACGTCCACGCCTGGGTGGAGGTCGCGTTTGAACGCGTGGGCTGGGTCAGCTTCGACCCCACCCCGCCAAAGGACAACATCCCCATTCCGCCGGACCCCGAGAACAAGTCCAAGCCCAAGCCGCAGGTGCTGCAGCCGCCGCCCCCGCCGCAGGAGCCCGCGGACCTGCCGCCGGACTCCTCACCCGACGCCTTGGACGCGGACCAGAAAAAGAACAATCCCTGGCTGTTCTGGGGCGCCCTCCTGGGCGCGCTGGGCGTCGCCGCCATCCCGCTGGTGATCCTGGGCCTGCCGCTGTTGCTGATCGCCTTGTTGAAGGCACGACGGCGGAAGTCCCGTTTCCGGGACGGCCATCCCGCCCAGCGCGTGGGCGGGGGCTGGAACGAGGTGGTGAGCCTGGCAACCGACCTGGGTGCCGCCGTCGACACCCGTTCGACACGGCGGGAAAGCGCTGCGGTCCTGGCCGATGCCTTCCCGGCGACCCAGGGGACCACCACCATGCTGGCGCGCCGGGCCGACGCCTCGATCTTCGGCGCCGGGGAACCAACCGAAGAGGATGTCCGCGAGTACTGGACCATCGTTGATGGTTCCCTCAAGGAGATGACCTCCGGGATAGGGTTCTGGCGGCGGCAGCAGGCACGGTTCTCGCCGCGTTCGCTGCTTGCCGACGCCCGGGCCGCGATGAACGCAGGCAAGGGCGCCAGCCTGCGCGGCGGCCGGGTGTCGCTGCCGGCGGTATCCGGGTTCATCGCTGCCCGCCGCCGTCGTGCCTCCGGCAGTGCCGGCGCACCGCCTGTTCAGCAAGGGCCTGTTCAACAAGGACCCAACCAGCAAGGACCCAACCAGCAAGGACCCAACCAGCAAGGACCCAACCAGCAAGGACCCGGCCAGCAGTGA